The genomic stretch CTaacagtaaagaacaaggacaccattgatgattatgacatacctatagggagaaactcagcaaaagaccgctacccgactcaagtgacgctttcctaaggcacaaggatcttcaaaaaggcttccatggaggttttgaggtgaagggaagggaaagaggcgactgaaggataggaggaaagtggcggaagtgatatgcggatttaacaaaacgcgatataaaaccctcgctgaaaactcggtactcgatcgagtacccaacatactcgatcgagtggccccctactcgatcgagtaacctagctactcgatcgagtagcctcaactctgtcgagtaccactcttaacacgcaacctAAGATGATTTTGGCACTCACTTCTaaggctattcccgctcccaaggtcagtcgaCGCTGGTTAAAAGGTCtcaaaaagggcgggtattacatgtTGTGCTTGTGGTCTTTGGAGAAACTGACCTCTAGGAGGGCCAGACGATGAACTGGCTTGAAAATTTCCCCAACAAAAGTTAAGGTGAGCCTTCCTTCCTTCATTATAGGTCTTAGAATATGGATCCAATTTCCTGTTATTTGTAGTACTCTCCCAAACACCATTCACTTCTTCTTGGCCACTTTCTCGCAAGTAAGGACACAAATCATTAGGGTGACCCTCAATAGCGCATATACCACAAACAGTAGCCATTTGTCTCCCAGATAACATGTCATAGAGAGTGGAAACAATATTATCAACCTTTTCCCCTAAACCAAGACTAACACCCATAGCATTCACTCCTCTTCGTGATGGTTTCCTCTCAAACTGTCTAGAGGTCTCAGCTAGCTCTGAAATAACCTCCCAAGCCTCATCTGGATTTTTGTTGGCTATATTTCCTCCACAAGCAGAGTGAATCATGCGAAGGTCATCTTGGTTCAGTTCACCACAAAAATACATAATGAGATCCTGATCAGAGTAACCATGGTAAGGGAAACTAGCACAGAGCTTCTTAAATTTCTCAAGATACTCATACATAGTTTCCTCGTCTTGCTGTTCAACATTATTGATGGCTCTTTTCAGCTGAGATGATCGAGAAGGAGGAAAAAATTTCTCCAATAACGCCTTCTTCATACCTACCCAAGTAGTGATACTTCCCAGTGGGAGATAGTTTAACCAGTCTCTCGCATTGTCCTTTAAGGTGAAAGTAAATGCTTTCAATTTCAACTGCTCGTTAGTAATAGCAGGTGGCTTCATACCAGTGCACACAATATGAAAGTCTGAAAGATGCTTATTCGGATCCTCAATGCTCATAACACTGAAACTTGGTAATTGATGTATCAAACCAGATTTCAGTTCAAAAGTAACTCCATCATCCAATGCTGGAAAAGTGATGCACAATGGTTGAACGTTAAGATTTGGAGCTGTGAGCTCCCTTAGAGTGCGGGTTTCTCTAGCCATATTCAAAGGTTCGGGTTGTTCAGAAATTTCAGAGTCTGAATGTAGATCGTTGAACTCGCT from Silene latifolia isolate original U9 population chromosome 5, ASM4854445v1, whole genome shotgun sequence encodes the following:
- the LOC141655142 gene encoding uncharacterized protein LOC141655142 codes for the protein MHNTRISNLILEPFNPEIEHTLFRLRKNKRGAIVAVPENSEFNDLHSDSEISEQPEPLNMARETRTLRELTAPNLNVQPLCITFPALDDGVTFELKSGLIHQLPSFSVMSIEDPNKHLSDFHIVCTGMKPPAITNEQLKLKAFTFTLKDNARDWLNYLPLGSITTWVGMKKALLEKFFPPSRSSQLKRAINNVEQQDEETMYEYLEKFKKLCASFPYHGYSDQDLIMYFCGELNQDDLRMIHSACGGNIANKNPDEAWEVISELAETSRQFERKPSRRGVNAMGVSLGLGEKVDNIVSTLYDMLSGRQMATVCGICAIEGHPNDLCPYLRESGQEEVNGVWESTTNNRKLDPYSKTYNEGRKAHLNFCWGNFQASSSSGPPRGQFLQRPQAQHVSQLATAINRLEARDSNALPSQTVVNPKNMSVVSLRNGRQLVEAEKVKRKAKEPVIHEIKEEIVIKEGEESSIVKEKEHIPSSIPVVEPEVPFPDALKRTHHFEHDKDIYEVFQKCEVNIPLLNLLKSIPKYTKFLKELRTIKRNNKLKGVKKVKVSEHVSAMFQRKLPTKCSDPGMFTIPCTIGNTKIQKAMLDLGASINVMPYSLYESMKLGPLHATSVVIQLANRSNVYPKGIVEDVLVLVDNLIFPADFYVLDMEHDKHAAPILLGKTFLKTSSTKIDVSSGSMTMESSGQVV